A single Struthio camelus isolate bStrCam1 chromosome 6, bStrCam1.hap1, whole genome shotgun sequence DNA region contains:
- the CCDC150 gene encoding coiled-coil domain-containing protein 150 isoform X2, which translates to MARPTVSPTSVKATPPEAFVVLRQRMRVAEEQTSALVRELEALGVNGQSLDLFHSETLETSARYPAISPMQARVAFVGENTLWKNCETLVNRMCRLESVVQTLKLNIFRLQTEKEPNPRHAAQLEQQLNAMQEEHLQEMKIVQQEAVKLRQQLSDMKEAEEKAKEEVQRLSAALEIRTATKLTEQLSQEMGLRESLEESQATMMCHVQNMETTVEAERKQVQILQQDCQELRKDVQLARESLQEEEERTAQLEQQCTQLKAELDSRNCIISQLGEEARNAQLSFNRQQKENLQLQSKIIALQETAEKVQVLNDHLSQQCSDLSTALQSVAMENVKLISDHQATLKAEQEKMTRQLQEQDSLLDAACADILGELQNVQHERAQLQKELEALHTEHGKCRQKASLKEGAATTQRKLLQCTVARLQSELETALQERGSLLAEKEDLKQETLVEENKRLLDRLAALEHQQHAQQQVQQVQAELTNSKNRLAYDKGKLQMANLQHQLEAAKNDNSKVTAMLEQVLASHSKMQAALEVVQTELGHKDTEISSLRKDRSQSQQKIQRLETELEHCQARAVAMGSQHSSQVEPLCKALEVTRTDNKKLALRLEQALQANNTLQNKLIQSQYDLKSKEAEHQQLVVCRKQLMEEAQTEEKMYAERLEALKKQFHIEQQASRKAAQRESAELKKALEEASSKLGEVSRANRELRQRVTELEKSLASYKEKLKSQRAQVRHCLASKASNAQNTERIKEIESELREMEAIKEQYQKKNYEQSQNIQKFVKELTSLQTEMQELLKNQHEVQTQNRQLETQLEVERRQGQQLENKCQRLEETVKQLKKCKEETEQKLKEARIESEQITVNLEEAHRWFKSKFDSLQPELIKNHQAKDTEESGSRREEKKQPELPAQPFLGGQARTQPLQLTARKARVTWAGSELT; encoded by the exons ATGGCCAGGCCAACCGTCTCCCCCACGAGCGTCAAGGCGACGCCTCCCGAGGCCTTCGTCGTGCTGCGCCAGAGGATGAGGGTGGCGGAAGAGCAGACCAGCGCGCTGGTGCGAGAGCTGGAGGCGCTCGGCGTCAacgggcagag CCTTGATCTTTTCCACTCAGAGACCTTGGAGACATCTGCTCGCTACCCAGCTATAAGTCCTATGCAGGCCCGGGTAGCATTTGTGGGAGAAAATACACTGTGGAAAAACTGTGAAACGCTGGTGAATCGAATGTGTCGGTTAGAGAGCGTTGTACAGACACTAAAGTTAAACATCTTCCGTCTACAGACAGAAAAAGAGCCGAATCCAAGGCATGCag CCCAGTTGGAGCAGCAGCTGAATGCAATGCAGGAAGAGCATTTGCAGGAAATGAAGATTGTACAGCAAGAGGCAGTGAAATTACGCCAGCAGCTAAGTGATATGAAAGAGgctgaagaaaaggcaaaagaagaaGTTCAAAGACTGAGTGCTGCTCTGGAGATTAGAACTGCAACCAAG cTAACAGAGCAGCTGtcccaggagatgggcctgcGGGAATCTTTGGAGGAATCCCAAGCAACCATGATGTGTCATGTACAGAACATGGAAACAACAGTAGAAGCAGAACGGAAGCAG GTGCAGATATTGCAGCAGGACTGCCAGGAGTTGCGTAAAGATGTCCAGCTAGCCCGAGAGAGtctgcaagaggaggaggagagaaccgcgcagctggagcagcagtgcacaCAACTGAAAGCTGAGCTGG acTCCAGGAACTGTATCATTTCCCAGCTTGGTGAAGAAGCAAGA AACGCACAGCTGTCCTTTAACAGACAACAAAAAGAGAACCTGCAGCTTCAGTCTAAAATAATTGCCCTGcaagaaacagcagagaaagtACAG GTCCTTAATGACCACTTAAGCCAGCAATGCTCAGACCTCAGCACCGCGCTTCAAAGTGTTGCCATGGAGAATGTTAAACTTATTTCAGATCATCAGGCCACCCTTAAG GCAGAACAAGAAAAGATGACtcggcagctgcaggagcaagactCACTTCTGGATGCTGCCTGTGCTGACATTCTCGGGGAGCTGCAGAACGTGCAGCATGAGAGGGCtcagcttcagaaagagct GGAGGCCTTGCATACAGAGCATGGCAAATGCAGACAGAAAGCAAGCCTCAAAGAGGGAGCAGCCACCACCCAGAGAAAGCTTCTGCAGTGTACTGTTGCTAGACTGCAAAGTGAACTGGAAACAGCTTTGCAAGAGAGAGGATCTCTGCTAGCAGAAAAGGAAGATCTTAAACAGGAG ACACTAGTAGAAGAAAACAAGAGGCTATTGGATCGCTTGGCTGCACTGGAACACCAGCAG CATGCCCAGCAGCAGGTGCAGCAGGTGCAAGCAGAGCTGACTAACAGCAAGAATAGACTGGCCTATGACAAAGGAAAACTTCAG ATGGCAAACTTGCAGCACCAGCTGGAGGCAGCAAAGAATGACAACAGTAAGGTGACAGCCATGCTGGAGCAAGTGTTAGCTTCTCATAGCAAGATGCAGGCAGCTCTGGAGGTGGTACAAACAGAGCTGGGACACAAGGACACCGAAATCAGCAGTCTCAGAAAAGACAG GAGCCAGAGTCAACAGAAAATACAGAGGTTAGAAACAGAATTGGAACATTGCCAAGCCAGAGCGGTTGCCATGGGAAGCCAGCACAGCAGCCAG GTGGAACCACTTTGTAAAGCACTAGAAGTTACTAGAACAGACAACAAGAAACTTGCTCTTCGTTTGGAACAAGCTCTGCAGGCCAACAATACCTTGCAGAACAAGCTGATTCAGAGTCAGTATGAcctgaaaagcaaagaagctgAGCATCAACAGCTGGTAGTCTGCAG GAAACAGCTAATGGAAGAAGCCCAGACTGAGGAAAAGATGTATGCCGAACGCTTAGAGGCTTTGAAGAAGCAGTTTCACATTGAGCAACAGGCTTCTAGAAAAGCTGCCCAGCGGGAATCTGCTGAG CTCAAAAAGGCCCTTGAAGAAGCATCCTCCAAACTGGGTGAAGTTTCACGTGCTAACAGGGAGCTACGGCAGAGAGTAACAGAGCTGGAGAAGTCTTTGGCTAGCTAcaaggaaaagctgaaaagcCAGAGAGCTCAAGTCAGACATTGCCTGGCCTCTAAAGCTAGCAACGCTCAGAACACAGAGAGGATAAAG GAGATTGAATCTGAATTGAGGGAAATGGAAGCAATAAAAGAGCAGTATCAGAAGAAGAATTATGAACAG TCACAGAATATCCAGAAATTTGTGAAAGAGTTAACAAGTTTGCAGACTGAGATGCAAGAGTTGTTGAAAAACCAACATGAAGTACAAACACAGAACAGGCAGCTAGAGACCCAGCTGGAAGTGGAGAGAAGGCAAGGGCAGCAGCTGGAAAACAAGTGTCAG AGATTGGAAGAAACAGTCAAACAGCTGAAGAAGTgtaaagaagaaacagaacagaaactgaaGGAAGCCAGGATAGAATCAGAACAG
- the CCDC150 gene encoding coiled-coil domain-containing protein 150 isoform X1 — protein sequence MARPTVSPTSVKATPPEAFVVLRQRMRVAEEQTSALVRELEALGVNGQSLDLFHSETLETSARYPAISPMQARVAFVGENTLWKNCETLVNRMCRLESVVQTLKLNIFRLQTEKEPNPRHAAQLEQQLNAMQEEHLQEMKIVQQEAVKLRQQLSDMKEAEEKAKEEVQRLSAALEIRTATKLTEQLSQEMGLRESLEESQATMMCHVQNMETTVEAERKQVQILQQDCQELRKDVQLARESLQEEEERTAQLEQQCTQLKAELDSRNCIISQLGEEARNAQLSFNRQQKENLQLQSKIIALQETAEKVQVLNDHLSQQCSDLSTALQSVAMENVKLISDHQATLKAEQEKMTRQLQEQDSLLDAACADILGELQNVQHERAQLQKELEALHTEHGKCRQKASLKEGAATTQRKLLQCTVARLQSELETALQERGSLLAEKEDLKQELEMASMKSSLQTLVEENKRLLDRLAALEHQQHAQQQVQQVQAELTNSKNRLAYDKGKLQMANLQHQLEAAKNDNSKVTAMLEQVLASHSKMQAALEVVQTELGHKDTEISSLRKDRSQSQQKIQRLETELEHCQARAVAMGSQHSSQVEPLCKALEVTRTDNKKLALRLEQALQANNTLQNKLIQSQYDLKSKEAEHQQLVVCRKQLMEEAQTEEKMYAERLEALKKQFHIEQQASRKAAQRESAELKKALEEASSKLGEVSRANRELRQRVTELEKSLASYKEKLKSQRAQVRHCLASKASNAQNTERIKEIESELREMEAIKEQYQKKNYEQSQNIQKFVKELTSLQTEMQELLKNQHEVQTQNRQLETQLEVERRQGQQLENKCQRLEETVKQLKKCKEETEQKLKEARIESEQITVNLEEAHRWFKSKFDSLQPELIKNHQAKDTEESGSRREEKKQPELPAQPFLGGQARTQPLQLTARKARVTWAGSELT from the exons ATGGCCAGGCCAACCGTCTCCCCCACGAGCGTCAAGGCGACGCCTCCCGAGGCCTTCGTCGTGCTGCGCCAGAGGATGAGGGTGGCGGAAGAGCAGACCAGCGCGCTGGTGCGAGAGCTGGAGGCGCTCGGCGTCAacgggcagag CCTTGATCTTTTCCACTCAGAGACCTTGGAGACATCTGCTCGCTACCCAGCTATAAGTCCTATGCAGGCCCGGGTAGCATTTGTGGGAGAAAATACACTGTGGAAAAACTGTGAAACGCTGGTGAATCGAATGTGTCGGTTAGAGAGCGTTGTACAGACACTAAAGTTAAACATCTTCCGTCTACAGACAGAAAAAGAGCCGAATCCAAGGCATGCag CCCAGTTGGAGCAGCAGCTGAATGCAATGCAGGAAGAGCATTTGCAGGAAATGAAGATTGTACAGCAAGAGGCAGTGAAATTACGCCAGCAGCTAAGTGATATGAAAGAGgctgaagaaaaggcaaaagaagaaGTTCAAAGACTGAGTGCTGCTCTGGAGATTAGAACTGCAACCAAG cTAACAGAGCAGCTGtcccaggagatgggcctgcGGGAATCTTTGGAGGAATCCCAAGCAACCATGATGTGTCATGTACAGAACATGGAAACAACAGTAGAAGCAGAACGGAAGCAG GTGCAGATATTGCAGCAGGACTGCCAGGAGTTGCGTAAAGATGTCCAGCTAGCCCGAGAGAGtctgcaagaggaggaggagagaaccgcgcagctggagcagcagtgcacaCAACTGAAAGCTGAGCTGG acTCCAGGAACTGTATCATTTCCCAGCTTGGTGAAGAAGCAAGA AACGCACAGCTGTCCTTTAACAGACAACAAAAAGAGAACCTGCAGCTTCAGTCTAAAATAATTGCCCTGcaagaaacagcagagaaagtACAG GTCCTTAATGACCACTTAAGCCAGCAATGCTCAGACCTCAGCACCGCGCTTCAAAGTGTTGCCATGGAGAATGTTAAACTTATTTCAGATCATCAGGCCACCCTTAAG GCAGAACAAGAAAAGATGACtcggcagctgcaggagcaagactCACTTCTGGATGCTGCCTGTGCTGACATTCTCGGGGAGCTGCAGAACGTGCAGCATGAGAGGGCtcagcttcagaaagagct GGAGGCCTTGCATACAGAGCATGGCAAATGCAGACAGAAAGCAAGCCTCAAAGAGGGAGCAGCCACCACCCAGAGAAAGCTTCTGCAGTGTACTGTTGCTAGACTGCAAAGTGAACTGGAAACAGCTTTGCAAGAGAGAGGATCTCTGCTAGCAGAAAAGGAAGATCTTAAACAGGAG CTAGAAATGGCTTCAATGAAATCCTCTTTGCAGACACTAGTAGAAGAAAACAAGAGGCTATTGGATCGCTTGGCTGCACTGGAACACCAGCAG CATGCCCAGCAGCAGGTGCAGCAGGTGCAAGCAGAGCTGACTAACAGCAAGAATAGACTGGCCTATGACAAAGGAAAACTTCAG ATGGCAAACTTGCAGCACCAGCTGGAGGCAGCAAAGAATGACAACAGTAAGGTGACAGCCATGCTGGAGCAAGTGTTAGCTTCTCATAGCAAGATGCAGGCAGCTCTGGAGGTGGTACAAACAGAGCTGGGACACAAGGACACCGAAATCAGCAGTCTCAGAAAAGACAG GAGCCAGAGTCAACAGAAAATACAGAGGTTAGAAACAGAATTGGAACATTGCCAAGCCAGAGCGGTTGCCATGGGAAGCCAGCACAGCAGCCAG GTGGAACCACTTTGTAAAGCACTAGAAGTTACTAGAACAGACAACAAGAAACTTGCTCTTCGTTTGGAACAAGCTCTGCAGGCCAACAATACCTTGCAGAACAAGCTGATTCAGAGTCAGTATGAcctgaaaagcaaagaagctgAGCATCAACAGCTGGTAGTCTGCAG GAAACAGCTAATGGAAGAAGCCCAGACTGAGGAAAAGATGTATGCCGAACGCTTAGAGGCTTTGAAGAAGCAGTTTCACATTGAGCAACAGGCTTCTAGAAAAGCTGCCCAGCGGGAATCTGCTGAG CTCAAAAAGGCCCTTGAAGAAGCATCCTCCAAACTGGGTGAAGTTTCACGTGCTAACAGGGAGCTACGGCAGAGAGTAACAGAGCTGGAGAAGTCTTTGGCTAGCTAcaaggaaaagctgaaaagcCAGAGAGCTCAAGTCAGACATTGCCTGGCCTCTAAAGCTAGCAACGCTCAGAACACAGAGAGGATAAAG GAGATTGAATCTGAATTGAGGGAAATGGAAGCAATAAAAGAGCAGTATCAGAAGAAGAATTATGAACAG TCACAGAATATCCAGAAATTTGTGAAAGAGTTAACAAGTTTGCAGACTGAGATGCAAGAGTTGTTGAAAAACCAACATGAAGTACAAACACAGAACAGGCAGCTAGAGACCCAGCTGGAAGTGGAGAGAAGGCAAGGGCAGCAGCTGGAAAACAAGTGTCAG AGATTGGAAGAAACAGTCAAACAGCTGAAGAAGTgtaaagaagaaacagaacagaaactgaaGGAAGCCAGGATAGAATCAGAACAG
- the CCDC150 gene encoding coiled-coil domain-containing protein 150 isoform X4, translating into MTAGCAARGLAAPLDLFHSETLETSARYPAISPMQARVAFVGENTLWKNCETLVNRMCRLESVVQTLKLNIFRLQTEKEPNPRHAAQLEQQLNAMQEEHLQEMKIVQQEAVKLRQQLSDMKEAEEKAKEEVQRLSAALEIRTATKLTEQLSQEMGLRESLEESQATMMCHVQNMETTVEAERKQVQILQQDCQELRKDVQLARESLQEEEERTAQLEQQCTQLKAELDSRNCIISQLGEEARNAQLSFNRQQKENLQLQSKIIALQETAEKVQVLNDHLSQQCSDLSTALQSVAMENVKLISDHQATLKAEQEKMTRQLQEQDSLLDAACADILGELQNVQHERAQLQKELEALHTEHGKCRQKASLKEGAATTQRKLLQCTVARLQSELETALQERGSLLAEKEDLKQETLVEENKRLLDRLAALEHQQHAQQQVQQVQAELTNSKNRLAYDKGKLQMANLQHQLEAAKNDNSKVTAMLEQVLASHSKMQAALEVVQTELGHKDTEISSLRKDRSQSQQKIQRLETELEHCQARAVAMGSQHSSQVEPLCKALEVTRTDNKKLALRLEQALQANNTLQNKLIQSQYDLKSKEAEHQQLVVCRKQLMEEAQTEEKMYAERLEALKKQFHIEQQASRKAAQRESAELKKALEEASSKLGEVSRANRELRQRVTELEKSLASYKEKLKSQRAQVRHCLASKASNAQNTERIKEIESELREMEAIKEQYQKKNYEQSQNIQKFVKELTSLQTEMQELLKNQHEVQTQNRQLETQLEVERRQGQQLENKCQRLEETVKQLKKCKEETEQKLKEARIESEQITVNLEEAHRWFKSKFDSLQPELIKNHQAKDTEESGSRREEKKQPELPAQPFLGGQARTQPLQLTARKARVTWAGSELT; encoded by the exons ATGACGGCGGGCTGTGCCGCCCGCGGCCTCGCGGCGCC CCTTGATCTTTTCCACTCAGAGACCTTGGAGACATCTGCTCGCTACCCAGCTATAAGTCCTATGCAGGCCCGGGTAGCATTTGTGGGAGAAAATACACTGTGGAAAAACTGTGAAACGCTGGTGAATCGAATGTGTCGGTTAGAGAGCGTTGTACAGACACTAAAGTTAAACATCTTCCGTCTACAGACAGAAAAAGAGCCGAATCCAAGGCATGCag CCCAGTTGGAGCAGCAGCTGAATGCAATGCAGGAAGAGCATTTGCAGGAAATGAAGATTGTACAGCAAGAGGCAGTGAAATTACGCCAGCAGCTAAGTGATATGAAAGAGgctgaagaaaaggcaaaagaagaaGTTCAAAGACTGAGTGCTGCTCTGGAGATTAGAACTGCAACCAAG cTAACAGAGCAGCTGtcccaggagatgggcctgcGGGAATCTTTGGAGGAATCCCAAGCAACCATGATGTGTCATGTACAGAACATGGAAACAACAGTAGAAGCAGAACGGAAGCAG GTGCAGATATTGCAGCAGGACTGCCAGGAGTTGCGTAAAGATGTCCAGCTAGCCCGAGAGAGtctgcaagaggaggaggagagaaccgcgcagctggagcagcagtgcacaCAACTGAAAGCTGAGCTGG acTCCAGGAACTGTATCATTTCCCAGCTTGGTGAAGAAGCAAGA AACGCACAGCTGTCCTTTAACAGACAACAAAAAGAGAACCTGCAGCTTCAGTCTAAAATAATTGCCCTGcaagaaacagcagagaaagtACAG GTCCTTAATGACCACTTAAGCCAGCAATGCTCAGACCTCAGCACCGCGCTTCAAAGTGTTGCCATGGAGAATGTTAAACTTATTTCAGATCATCAGGCCACCCTTAAG GCAGAACAAGAAAAGATGACtcggcagctgcaggagcaagactCACTTCTGGATGCTGCCTGTGCTGACATTCTCGGGGAGCTGCAGAACGTGCAGCATGAGAGGGCtcagcttcagaaagagct GGAGGCCTTGCATACAGAGCATGGCAAATGCAGACAGAAAGCAAGCCTCAAAGAGGGAGCAGCCACCACCCAGAGAAAGCTTCTGCAGTGTACTGTTGCTAGACTGCAAAGTGAACTGGAAACAGCTTTGCAAGAGAGAGGATCTCTGCTAGCAGAAAAGGAAGATCTTAAACAGGAG ACACTAGTAGAAGAAAACAAGAGGCTATTGGATCGCTTGGCTGCACTGGAACACCAGCAG CATGCCCAGCAGCAGGTGCAGCAGGTGCAAGCAGAGCTGACTAACAGCAAGAATAGACTGGCCTATGACAAAGGAAAACTTCAG ATGGCAAACTTGCAGCACCAGCTGGAGGCAGCAAAGAATGACAACAGTAAGGTGACAGCCATGCTGGAGCAAGTGTTAGCTTCTCATAGCAAGATGCAGGCAGCTCTGGAGGTGGTACAAACAGAGCTGGGACACAAGGACACCGAAATCAGCAGTCTCAGAAAAGACAG GAGCCAGAGTCAACAGAAAATACAGAGGTTAGAAACAGAATTGGAACATTGCCAAGCCAGAGCGGTTGCCATGGGAAGCCAGCACAGCAGCCAG GTGGAACCACTTTGTAAAGCACTAGAAGTTACTAGAACAGACAACAAGAAACTTGCTCTTCGTTTGGAACAAGCTCTGCAGGCCAACAATACCTTGCAGAACAAGCTGATTCAGAGTCAGTATGAcctgaaaagcaaagaagctgAGCATCAACAGCTGGTAGTCTGCAG GAAACAGCTAATGGAAGAAGCCCAGACTGAGGAAAAGATGTATGCCGAACGCTTAGAGGCTTTGAAGAAGCAGTTTCACATTGAGCAACAGGCTTCTAGAAAAGCTGCCCAGCGGGAATCTGCTGAG CTCAAAAAGGCCCTTGAAGAAGCATCCTCCAAACTGGGTGAAGTTTCACGTGCTAACAGGGAGCTACGGCAGAGAGTAACAGAGCTGGAGAAGTCTTTGGCTAGCTAcaaggaaaagctgaaaagcCAGAGAGCTCAAGTCAGACATTGCCTGGCCTCTAAAGCTAGCAACGCTCAGAACACAGAGAGGATAAAG GAGATTGAATCTGAATTGAGGGAAATGGAAGCAATAAAAGAGCAGTATCAGAAGAAGAATTATGAACAG TCACAGAATATCCAGAAATTTGTGAAAGAGTTAACAAGTTTGCAGACTGAGATGCAAGAGTTGTTGAAAAACCAACATGAAGTACAAACACAGAACAGGCAGCTAGAGACCCAGCTGGAAGTGGAGAGAAGGCAAGGGCAGCAGCTGGAAAACAAGTGTCAG AGATTGGAAGAAACAGTCAAACAGCTGAAGAAGTgtaaagaagaaacagaacagaaactgaaGGAAGCCAGGATAGAATCAGAACAG
- the CCDC150 gene encoding coiled-coil domain-containing protein 150 isoform X3 — MTAGCAARGLAAPLDLFHSETLETSARYPAISPMQARVAFVGENTLWKNCETLVNRMCRLESVVQTLKLNIFRLQTEKEPNPRHAAQLEQQLNAMQEEHLQEMKIVQQEAVKLRQQLSDMKEAEEKAKEEVQRLSAALEIRTATKLTEQLSQEMGLRESLEESQATMMCHVQNMETTVEAERKQVQILQQDCQELRKDVQLARESLQEEEERTAQLEQQCTQLKAELDSRNCIISQLGEEARNAQLSFNRQQKENLQLQSKIIALQETAEKVQVLNDHLSQQCSDLSTALQSVAMENVKLISDHQATLKAEQEKMTRQLQEQDSLLDAACADILGELQNVQHERAQLQKELEALHTEHGKCRQKASLKEGAATTQRKLLQCTVARLQSELETALQERGSLLAEKEDLKQELEMASMKSSLQTLVEENKRLLDRLAALEHQQHAQQQVQQVQAELTNSKNRLAYDKGKLQMANLQHQLEAAKNDNSKVTAMLEQVLASHSKMQAALEVVQTELGHKDTEISSLRKDRSQSQQKIQRLETELEHCQARAVAMGSQHSSQVEPLCKALEVTRTDNKKLALRLEQALQANNTLQNKLIQSQYDLKSKEAEHQQLVVCRKQLMEEAQTEEKMYAERLEALKKQFHIEQQASRKAAQRESAELKKALEEASSKLGEVSRANRELRQRVTELEKSLASYKEKLKSQRAQVRHCLASKASNAQNTERIKEIESELREMEAIKEQYQKKNYEQSQNIQKFVKELTSLQTEMQELLKNQHEVQTQNRQLETQLEVERRQGQQLENKCQRLEETVKQLKKCKEETEQKLKEARIESEQITVNLEEAHRWFKSKFDSLQPELIKNHQAKDTEESGSRREEKKQPELPAQPFLGGQARTQPLQLTARKARVTWAGSELT; from the exons ATGACGGCGGGCTGTGCCGCCCGCGGCCTCGCGGCGCC CCTTGATCTTTTCCACTCAGAGACCTTGGAGACATCTGCTCGCTACCCAGCTATAAGTCCTATGCAGGCCCGGGTAGCATTTGTGGGAGAAAATACACTGTGGAAAAACTGTGAAACGCTGGTGAATCGAATGTGTCGGTTAGAGAGCGTTGTACAGACACTAAAGTTAAACATCTTCCGTCTACAGACAGAAAAAGAGCCGAATCCAAGGCATGCag CCCAGTTGGAGCAGCAGCTGAATGCAATGCAGGAAGAGCATTTGCAGGAAATGAAGATTGTACAGCAAGAGGCAGTGAAATTACGCCAGCAGCTAAGTGATATGAAAGAGgctgaagaaaaggcaaaagaagaaGTTCAAAGACTGAGTGCTGCTCTGGAGATTAGAACTGCAACCAAG cTAACAGAGCAGCTGtcccaggagatgggcctgcGGGAATCTTTGGAGGAATCCCAAGCAACCATGATGTGTCATGTACAGAACATGGAAACAACAGTAGAAGCAGAACGGAAGCAG GTGCAGATATTGCAGCAGGACTGCCAGGAGTTGCGTAAAGATGTCCAGCTAGCCCGAGAGAGtctgcaagaggaggaggagagaaccgcgcagctggagcagcagtgcacaCAACTGAAAGCTGAGCTGG acTCCAGGAACTGTATCATTTCCCAGCTTGGTGAAGAAGCAAGA AACGCACAGCTGTCCTTTAACAGACAACAAAAAGAGAACCTGCAGCTTCAGTCTAAAATAATTGCCCTGcaagaaacagcagagaaagtACAG GTCCTTAATGACCACTTAAGCCAGCAATGCTCAGACCTCAGCACCGCGCTTCAAAGTGTTGCCATGGAGAATGTTAAACTTATTTCAGATCATCAGGCCACCCTTAAG GCAGAACAAGAAAAGATGACtcggcagctgcaggagcaagactCACTTCTGGATGCTGCCTGTGCTGACATTCTCGGGGAGCTGCAGAACGTGCAGCATGAGAGGGCtcagcttcagaaagagct GGAGGCCTTGCATACAGAGCATGGCAAATGCAGACAGAAAGCAAGCCTCAAAGAGGGAGCAGCCACCACCCAGAGAAAGCTTCTGCAGTGTACTGTTGCTAGACTGCAAAGTGAACTGGAAACAGCTTTGCAAGAGAGAGGATCTCTGCTAGCAGAAAAGGAAGATCTTAAACAGGAG CTAGAAATGGCTTCAATGAAATCCTCTTTGCAGACACTAGTAGAAGAAAACAAGAGGCTATTGGATCGCTTGGCTGCACTGGAACACCAGCAG CATGCCCAGCAGCAGGTGCAGCAGGTGCAAGCAGAGCTGACTAACAGCAAGAATAGACTGGCCTATGACAAAGGAAAACTTCAG ATGGCAAACTTGCAGCACCAGCTGGAGGCAGCAAAGAATGACAACAGTAAGGTGACAGCCATGCTGGAGCAAGTGTTAGCTTCTCATAGCAAGATGCAGGCAGCTCTGGAGGTGGTACAAACAGAGCTGGGACACAAGGACACCGAAATCAGCAGTCTCAGAAAAGACAG GAGCCAGAGTCAACAGAAAATACAGAGGTTAGAAACAGAATTGGAACATTGCCAAGCCAGAGCGGTTGCCATGGGAAGCCAGCACAGCAGCCAG GTGGAACCACTTTGTAAAGCACTAGAAGTTACTAGAACAGACAACAAGAAACTTGCTCTTCGTTTGGAACAAGCTCTGCAGGCCAACAATACCTTGCAGAACAAGCTGATTCAGAGTCAGTATGAcctgaaaagcaaagaagctgAGCATCAACAGCTGGTAGTCTGCAG GAAACAGCTAATGGAAGAAGCCCAGACTGAGGAAAAGATGTATGCCGAACGCTTAGAGGCTTTGAAGAAGCAGTTTCACATTGAGCAACAGGCTTCTAGAAAAGCTGCCCAGCGGGAATCTGCTGAG CTCAAAAAGGCCCTTGAAGAAGCATCCTCCAAACTGGGTGAAGTTTCACGTGCTAACAGGGAGCTACGGCAGAGAGTAACAGAGCTGGAGAAGTCTTTGGCTAGCTAcaaggaaaagctgaaaagcCAGAGAGCTCAAGTCAGACATTGCCTGGCCTCTAAAGCTAGCAACGCTCAGAACACAGAGAGGATAAAG GAGATTGAATCTGAATTGAGGGAAATGGAAGCAATAAAAGAGCAGTATCAGAAGAAGAATTATGAACAG TCACAGAATATCCAGAAATTTGTGAAAGAGTTAACAAGTTTGCAGACTGAGATGCAAGAGTTGTTGAAAAACCAACATGAAGTACAAACACAGAACAGGCAGCTAGAGACCCAGCTGGAAGTGGAGAGAAGGCAAGGGCAGCAGCTGGAAAACAAGTGTCAG AGATTGGAAGAAACAGTCAAACAGCTGAAGAAGTgtaaagaagaaacagaacagaaactgaaGGAAGCCAGGATAGAATCAGAACAG